Proteins encoded together in one Salmo trutta chromosome 3, fSalTru1.1, whole genome shotgun sequence window:
- the LOC115188207 gene encoding C-type natriuretic peptide 1, with protein sequence MLYPALLCAALLLIAPLGHTEGRTLHPSPDAIQFVEQFLDRYNDLTLDDLENLVSSQPEEPSSAFTSGVKVAEYPKWADIPAQGDSTWLRLLKGTLANQKRAVTDRSRRGWNRGCFGLKLDRIGSMSGLGC encoded by the exons ATGCTGTACCCAGCtctgctctgtgctgctctgcTCCTGATCGCACCCCTGGGGCACACAGAGGGGCGCACCCTGCACCCCTCACCTGATGCCATCCAG TTTGTTGAGCAGTTTCTGGATCGCTACAACGACCTGACCCTGGATGACCTGGAGAACCTGGTGAGCAGCCAACCAGAGGAGCCCTCCTCTGCTTTTACTTCCGGGGTCAAAGTCGCTGAGTACCCCAAATGGGCTGACATACCAGCACAGGGCGACAGCACCTGGCTCCGCCTCCTGAAGGGGACCCTGGCCAATCAGAAAAGAGCTGTGACGGACCGGTCAAGGAGGGGGTGGAACCGAGGATGCTTCGGACTCAAACTGGACAGGATCGGGTCAATGAGTGGACTGGGCTgctag